A stretch of the Lactuca sativa cultivar Salinas chromosome 9, Lsat_Salinas_v11, whole genome shotgun sequence genome encodes the following:
- the LOC111878993 gene encoding uncharacterized protein LOC111878993 isoform X1, which yields MKRKRAYGQRKAKTPLAKKTVQIDATLVAENDEPEVPETSMNFQPVGKSVSDEKTEKNLTSVHMETETPRNGSRQADLEIEKAVYGRMQNHPNELRKMIASIIKDMSKEAGGLANLTKTLAENSISNEQMEQPHADMDLDENNSKLHQNPEYKQQELDTALSVIKKTMKLDAADPFNRPVDPVALEIPDYFDVIDTPMDFGTICNNLENGLKYMNSGDVFKDVEYIWYNCVKYNKKGDHILELMKRVKTFFTKYWIAAGLHCEQSPTFVIEPAVQQNMHNEGHSVSPVTPIADKRSTQVQSIPPSSKENRPGLSSNVQYHVPGFTNANSGVAESSISRHKKQGKDFPLVPLTNNLSNQNASGSNQIVQNQPEPINMQHPVLPQQSSNNLPQSSPEQDEPNIDSRSIQKKRQGRGPTRCVRLLNTVGRIKVLTNELGQPVGSEASQLTSFLGLTARDGNLAPLIYPSWSKVPEENKENMWQKVLMKFDIDPSSRSWVLMSLGTKWRNFKSLLKTTHYDTHSTDEERLADCDDRVLPDQWAVLVSQWSSEKWQRISAKNKANRARHKFSHTSGKKSFARIREEERAKRTDGQEPSRAELFILTRTRKNGQPVNEATAAVISQLRETDGNKNEVKDDVYERVMGVDRKGGVSLYGLNATTPSRPGPEVSTRVEALNMVAEKNAEVLQMKDKLASLEQTCSQMSAQMSQMLSMMSTLHKATPPQNIPNTVDGTLIPVGTPNQSEPTSTSIHEVPVKQTRGRKKRR from the exons TGGAAAATCTGTATCTGATGAGAAAACAGAGAAAAATCTCACCTCTGTGCATATGGAAACTGAAACTCCAAGAAATGGTAGCAGACAAGCAGATTTAGAGATAGAAAAAGCTGTTTATGGGAGAATGCAGAATCATCCAAATGAATTGCGCAAAATGATTGCATCCATTATCAAAGACATGTCTAAGGAAGCTGGTGGACTAGCTAACCTGACAAAAACCTTGGCTGAGAACTCAATCAGCAATGAACAAATGGAGCAACCTCATGCTGACATGGATCTTGATGAAAACAACAGCAAACTACATCAAAATCCAGAATACAAGCAGCAAGAATTGGATACTGCCCTATCA GTTATCAAAAAGACAATGAAGTTGGATGCAGCTGATCCATTTAACAGACCTGTAGATCCTGTTGCACTTGAAATACCT GATTACTTTGATGTTATCGATACACCAATGGATTTTGGTACAATATGCAACAACCTTGAGAATGGTCTCAAGTACATGAATTCAGGAGACGTGTTTAAAGATGTAGAATATATTTGGTATAATTGTGTCAAATATAATAAGAAGGGTGATCATATTTTGGAGCTCATGAAGCGGGTGAAGACATTCTTTACAAAGTACTGGATAGCAGCTGGACTACACTGTGAACAATCACCAACTTTTGTTA TAGAACCTGCAGTGCAACAAAATATGCATAACGAGGGACATTCAGTGAGTCCTGTTACTCCTATTGCTGATAAAAGGTCAACCCAAGTACAATCCATTCCACCCTCATCCAAAGAGAATAGGCCTGGATTGAGCTCTAATGTGCAATATCATGTCCCAGGATTCACAAATGCAAATTCTGGTGTTGCAG AGTCTTCTATCTCAAGGCACAAGAAACAAGGAAAAGACTTCCCACTTGTCCCACTCACCAACAATTTGTCCAACCAAAACGCCTCTGGTTCTAACCAAATAGTACAAAATCAACCCGAGCCAATCAACATGCAGCACCCTGTTCTACCTCAACAGAGCTCTAACAACCTCCCACAATCCTCCCCTGAACAAGATGAGCCTAACATTG ATTCTAGAAGTATTCAAAAGAAACGCCAAGGTCGTGGGCCCACACGTTGCGTTAGATTGTTGAATACAGTCGGGCGGATAAAAGTCCTGACCAATGAACTCGGGCAGCCCGTGGGGTCAGAGGCATCACAGTTGACCAGCTTTTTAGGTCTAACAGCACGTGATGGAAACTTGGCTCCCTTGATTTATCCTAGTTGGAGCAAAGTACCAGAAGAGAATAAGGAGAACATGTGGCAGAAAGTTTTG ATGAAATTTGATATTGACCCTAGTAGTAGAAGTTGGGTGCTGATGTCACTTGGAACTAAATGGAGAAACTTTAAGTCGCTTCTCAAGACTACTCATTATGACACACATTCAACCGATGAAGAACGCCTTGCAGATTGTGATGACAGGGTCCTTCCTGATCAGTGGGCAGTTCTTGTTTCTCAATGGAGCTCTGAAAAATGGCAG CGTATCAGTGCCAAAAATAAGGCCAATCGTGCTAGGCATAAGTTTAGTCACACCTCGGGCAAAAAAAGCTTTGCTAGAATACGTGAAGAGGAG AGGGCAAAAAGGACGGACGGGCAGGAACCATCACGGGCAGAACTATTTATCTTGACCCGTACACGGAAAAACGGTCAGCCGGTGAATGAGGCGACAGCTGCTGTGATT TCACAACTACGAGAGACAGATGGTAACAAGAATGAAGTAAAAGATGATGTGTATGAGCGGGTAATGGGAGTGGATAGAAAAGGCGGTGTCTCCTTATACGGATTAAATGCTACTACCCCTTCTCGTCCCGGCCCTGAAGTTTCTACGCGAGTTGAGGCGTTGAATATGGTTGCGGAAAAGAATGCCGAAGTTCTTCAAATGAAGGACAAACTTGCATCACTCGAACAAACATGTTCACAGATGTCTGCTCAGATGTCTCAAATGCTCTCAATGATGTCTACCTTGCACAAGGCTACCCCTCCTCAGAACATCCCCAATACC GTTGATGGCACTTTGATTCCGGTGGGTACACCCAATCAATCAGAACCCACTTCTACATCTATTCATGAGGTTCCTGTGAAACAG ACTCGCGGAAGGAAAAAGAGAAGGTAG
- the LOC111878993 gene encoding uncharacterized protein LOC111878993 isoform X2, whose protein sequence is MKRKRAYGQRKAKTPLAKKTVQIDATLVAENDEPEVPETSMNFQPVGKSVSDEKTEKNLTSVHMETETPRNGSRQADLEIEKAVYGRMQNHPNELRKMIASIIKDMSKEAGGLANLTKTLAENSISNEQMEQPHADMDLDENNSKLHQNPEYKQQELDTALSVIKKTMKLDAADPFNRPVDPVALEIPDYFDVIDTPMDFGTICNNLENGLKYMNSGDVFKDVEYIWYNCVKYNKKGDHILELMKRVKTFFTKYWIAAGLHCEQSPTFVKPAVQQNMHNEGHSVSPVTPIADKRSTQVQSIPPSSKENRPGLSSNVQYHVPGFTNANSGVAESSISRHKKQGKDFPLVPLTNNLSNQNASGSNQIVQNQPEPINMQHPVLPQQSSNNLPQSSPEQDEPNIDSRSIQKKRQGRGPTRCVRLLNTVGRIKVLTNELGQPVGSEASQLTSFLGLTARDGNLAPLIYPSWSKVPEENKENMWQKVLMKFDIDPSSRSWVLMSLGTKWRNFKSLLKTTHYDTHSTDEERLADCDDRVLPDQWAVLVSQWSSEKWQRISAKNKANRARHKFSHTSGKKSFARIREEERAKRTDGQEPSRAELFILTRTRKNGQPVNEATAAVISQLRETDGNKNEVKDDVYERVMGVDRKGGVSLYGLNATTPSRPGPEVSTRVEALNMVAEKNAEVLQMKDKLASLEQTCSQMSAQMSQMLSMMSTLHKATPPQNIPNTVDGTLIPVGTPNQSEPTSTSIHEVPVKQTRGRKKRR, encoded by the exons TGGAAAATCTGTATCTGATGAGAAAACAGAGAAAAATCTCACCTCTGTGCATATGGAAACTGAAACTCCAAGAAATGGTAGCAGACAAGCAGATTTAGAGATAGAAAAAGCTGTTTATGGGAGAATGCAGAATCATCCAAATGAATTGCGCAAAATGATTGCATCCATTATCAAAGACATGTCTAAGGAAGCTGGTGGACTAGCTAACCTGACAAAAACCTTGGCTGAGAACTCAATCAGCAATGAACAAATGGAGCAACCTCATGCTGACATGGATCTTGATGAAAACAACAGCAAACTACATCAAAATCCAGAATACAAGCAGCAAGAATTGGATACTGCCCTATCA GTTATCAAAAAGACAATGAAGTTGGATGCAGCTGATCCATTTAACAGACCTGTAGATCCTGTTGCACTTGAAATACCT GATTACTTTGATGTTATCGATACACCAATGGATTTTGGTACAATATGCAACAACCTTGAGAATGGTCTCAAGTACATGAATTCAGGAGACGTGTTTAAAGATGTAGAATATATTTGGTATAATTGTGTCAAATATAATAAGAAGGGTGATCATATTTTGGAGCTCATGAAGCGGGTGAAGACATTCTTTACAAAGTACTGGATAGCAGCTGGACTACACTGTGAACAATCACCAACTTTTGTTA AACCTGCAGTGCAACAAAATATGCATAACGAGGGACATTCAGTGAGTCCTGTTACTCCTATTGCTGATAAAAGGTCAACCCAAGTACAATCCATTCCACCCTCATCCAAAGAGAATAGGCCTGGATTGAGCTCTAATGTGCAATATCATGTCCCAGGATTCACAAATGCAAATTCTGGTGTTGCAG AGTCTTCTATCTCAAGGCACAAGAAACAAGGAAAAGACTTCCCACTTGTCCCACTCACCAACAATTTGTCCAACCAAAACGCCTCTGGTTCTAACCAAATAGTACAAAATCAACCCGAGCCAATCAACATGCAGCACCCTGTTCTACCTCAACAGAGCTCTAACAACCTCCCACAATCCTCCCCTGAACAAGATGAGCCTAACATTG ATTCTAGAAGTATTCAAAAGAAACGCCAAGGTCGTGGGCCCACACGTTGCGTTAGATTGTTGAATACAGTCGGGCGGATAAAAGTCCTGACCAATGAACTCGGGCAGCCCGTGGGGTCAGAGGCATCACAGTTGACCAGCTTTTTAGGTCTAACAGCACGTGATGGAAACTTGGCTCCCTTGATTTATCCTAGTTGGAGCAAAGTACCAGAAGAGAATAAGGAGAACATGTGGCAGAAAGTTTTG ATGAAATTTGATATTGACCCTAGTAGTAGAAGTTGGGTGCTGATGTCACTTGGAACTAAATGGAGAAACTTTAAGTCGCTTCTCAAGACTACTCATTATGACACACATTCAACCGATGAAGAACGCCTTGCAGATTGTGATGACAGGGTCCTTCCTGATCAGTGGGCAGTTCTTGTTTCTCAATGGAGCTCTGAAAAATGGCAG CGTATCAGTGCCAAAAATAAGGCCAATCGTGCTAGGCATAAGTTTAGTCACACCTCGGGCAAAAAAAGCTTTGCTAGAATACGTGAAGAGGAG AGGGCAAAAAGGACGGACGGGCAGGAACCATCACGGGCAGAACTATTTATCTTGACCCGTACACGGAAAAACGGTCAGCCGGTGAATGAGGCGACAGCTGCTGTGATT TCACAACTACGAGAGACAGATGGTAACAAGAATGAAGTAAAAGATGATGTGTATGAGCGGGTAATGGGAGTGGATAGAAAAGGCGGTGTCTCCTTATACGGATTAAATGCTACTACCCCTTCTCGTCCCGGCCCTGAAGTTTCTACGCGAGTTGAGGCGTTGAATATGGTTGCGGAAAAGAATGCCGAAGTTCTTCAAATGAAGGACAAACTTGCATCACTCGAACAAACATGTTCACAGATGTCTGCTCAGATGTCTCAAATGCTCTCAATGATGTCTACCTTGCACAAGGCTACCCCTCCTCAGAACATCCCCAATACC GTTGATGGCACTTTGATTCCGGTGGGTACACCCAATCAATCAGAACCCACTTCTACATCTATTCATGAGGTTCCTGTGAAACAG ACTCGCGGAAGGAAAAAGAGAAGGTAG
- the LOC111878985 gene encoding uncharacterized protein LOC111878985 has product MKRKRAAKKDKLKMPVAKKPLQNTVALVAENHVMNVESEEPEDATPLRMETVNPSTSTTIKRGTQEDSEIEKTGYGEMLSHPNALSQIIASVIKEITKDAGGLANLSRSLVGNSVSNGQMKQPHADMDHEENQSQHHQNPEYKQEELNAALRVIKRTMKLNAAEPFNKPVDPIALGIPDYFDVIDTPMDFGTICNNLENGVKYMNSGDVFKDVEYIWSNCVKYNKKGDAILELMKRVKTYFMKYWKSAKLQSKKSQPVVESSVLRHKEEEKEKPQTSVANNSARLQQKETGQPQQNSNQPQSSSSTEEDEPNPESTIVKKKRRFQGPTPSPELVKRIKIRTNKRGKPVGPGAAQLTSLLGAIACDVNFAPLTYYDWKKIPQENKDNMWQEVLSKFDIDSDCRRWVMLSIKKNWRTFKSHLKANHYDVHENDEDRLADRDERVPPDQWSALVSQWSSKKSQVAFRDMESGSSDHDEDSKQRALMIKLKAIKEKIVITYNKKGVPIGDEAAKLATFEGFIARTMVPITYASWKDISKEKKEELWQCVLMSFVLDPKSRKHTLQSLGKKWRNFKHYLYDKYIKGYKNDPEVNLLNPPDKYPFLKKEDWKLFVEQRLSDKWEEKSNDAKKVRAHHKYNHRLSRKGYARLVVEIMQQTGKTEEEIDRTMLWKKARETKEGGYDPDVKKIVDKMEELQNSESCGEITYGTNDVLTQALGTQENRGRVRGMGKYVAPHQYFLLPKTVKQYLDLENKKLDQRFSKLEGEIEKLKRGVNPVSEAASRQMWGNADLQDQPLDNSCYLALDVATNIVAKGTITKDSVSDENIEVMMETSVQGEALLPVPVEEEFIVKVKDAVGHILNWPRYLVIRCSDLEKVMAKPIGKPVKEELKSKKEEKRQRESDEETEKGKETEKGREMSQRRRTRAQKRTRIRIDNNRVLKMTARMVDAQVLKAESIKVQCEDDLFGYESYTYLSYEDFEVVFTLDELTGVVITCYMMYLFEQIKNGPKSDHGICFVSPTAISPRARKDKSKNIADASKSVADRLSTRKDNDLILLPYNPGRHWVLAVLDMKTTTCYYLDSLRPNNVNSQLKNIIEAAMVLYATQSGSNKKVKLNWINVTCPRQPGGTECGFYMLKFMKEIVEEGVKVLVNKNVGGGKDMYTDADIDELREEWAYFVSNFIFR; this is encoded by the exons ATGAAGCGGAAACGTGCAGCTAAGAAGGACAAACTTAAAATGCCAGTGGCAAAGAAGCCACTCCAAAATACTGTTGCTCTAGTGGCAGAAAATCATGTGATGAATGTTGAATCAGAAGAACCTGAAGATGCTACACCACTGCGAATGGAAACTGTAAATCCAAGTACTAGTACTACCATCAAGAGGGGCACACAAGAAGATTCAGAGATAGAAAAAACTGGTTATGGGGAGATGCTAAGCCATCCAAATGCATTGAGTCAAATCATTGCAAGTGTTATTAAAGAGATTACCAAAGATGCTGGTGGCCTAGCTAACCTTTCAAGGAGCTTGGTTGGTAACTCAGTCAGCAATGGACAGATGAAGCAACCTCATGCTGACATGGATCATGAGGAAAACCAAAGCCAACATCATCAAAATCCAGAATATAAACAGGAAGAATTGAATGCTGCATTAAGA GTGATCAAAAGGACCATGAAATTGAATGCAGCTGAACCATTTAACAAACCTGTAGATCCCATTGCACTTGGAATTCCT GATTACTTTGATGTTATCGACACACCAATGGATTTTGGTACGATATGCAACAACCTTGAGAATGGTGTAAAGTACATGAATTCAGGAGATGTGTTTAAGGATGTAGAATATATTTGGTCTAATTGTGTCAAGTATAATAAGAAGGGTGATGCTATATTGGAGCTCATGAAGAGGGTGAAGACATACTTCATGAAGTACTGGAAATCAGCCAAATTACAAAGCAAAAAATCACAGCCTGTTGTTG AGTCTTCTGTCTTGAGGCAcaaagaagaagagaaagaaaagCCACAAACTTCAGTTGCCAATAATTCTGCTCGTTTGCAGCAAAAGGAGACTGGTCAACCCCAACAGAACTCCAACCAGCCACAATCTTCATCTTCAACAGAAGAAGATGAGCCTAACCCTG AATCTACAATTGTTAAGAAGAAGCGCCGATTTCAAGGACCTACCCCTTCCCCTGAATTAGTCAAACGGATAAAAATCAGAACCAATAAACGTGGGAAGCCCGTGGGTCCCGGGGCAGCCCAATTAACCAGTTTGTTGGGTGCCATTGCATGTGATGTGAACTTTGCTCCCCTTACTTATTATGATTGGAAGAAAATCCCACAAGAGAACAAAGACAACATGTGGCAGGAAGTTCTG aGCAAGTTCGATATTGACTCCGATTGTCGAAGATGGGTGATGTTGTCCATTAAGAAGAATTGGAGGACTTTCAAGTCCCACCTTAAGGCTAATCATTATGATGTTCATGAGAATGATGAAGATCGCCTTGCAGACCGTGATGAGCGGGTCCCACCTGATCAGTGGTCGGCCCTTGTTTCTCAGTGGAGCTCCAAGAAATCGCAG GTTGCTTTTCGTGACATGGAATCAGGTTCTTCGGATCATGATGAAGACTCCAAACAAAGAGCTCTGATGATAAAATTAAAAGCTATTAAAGAGAAAATAGTAATTACCTACAATAAAAAAGGTGTCCCAATTGGAGATGAAGCAGCAAAACTCGCTACTTTTGAGGGCTTTATAGCAAGAACAATGGTGCCCATAACATATGCCTCTTGGAAGGATATTAGTAAGGAAAAAAAGGAAGAGTTATGGCAATGTGTTTTG aTGAGTTTTGTACTTGACCCAAAGAGTCGGAAGCACACTCTCCAATCACTTGGGAAAAAGTGGAGAAACTTCAAACATTATCTATATGATAAATACATTAAGGGATATAAAAATGACCCTGAGGTGAATTTACTCAATCCTCCCGATAAGTATCCATTCTTGAAGAAAGAAGACTGGAAACTTTTTGTAGAACAAAGACTTTCAGACAAGTGGGAG GAAAAAAGTAATGATGCTAAAAAAGTCCGTGCTCATCATAAATACAATCATCGTTTGAGCAGAAAAGGATATGCCAGACTCGTTGTTGAGATT ATGCAACAAACGGGGAAGACAGAAGAGGAGATTGATAGAACAATGCTGTGGAAAAAAGCAAGAGAAACGAAAGAAGGAGGTTACGACCCTGATGTcaagaagattgttgataaaaTG GAAGAGCTGCAGAATTCGGAAAGTTGTGGAGAGATTACATATGGAACAAATGATGTGCTTACACAAGCACTAGGTACTCAAGAAAACCGTGGGCGTGTACGTGGGATGGGTAAATATGTAGCACCACACCAATATTTTTTATTACCCAAAACTGTTAAGCAATACTTGGACCTTGAGAACAAGAAGTTGGATCAACGCTTCAGCAAGCTTGAAGGTGAGATAGAGAAACTCAAAAGAGGTGTCAATCCTGTTTCTGAAGCTGCAAGTCGCCAAATGTGGGGCAATGCAGATTTACAAGACCAACCACTT GATAATTCTTGTTATCTTGCGCTTGATGTTGCCACAAATATAGTTGCCAAAGGAACCATAACGAAGGACAGTGTCTCGG ATGAAAACATTGAAGTTATGATGGAAACGTCTGTACAAGGAGAGGCTTTACTACCAGTTCCAGTGGAAGAGGAGTTCATTGTGAAGGTCAAAGATGCAGTTGGGCACATACTGAATTGGCCGAGATATCTAGTCATTCGATGCTCCGATTTG GAAAAGGTGATGGCGAAACCAATAGGAAAACCTGTAAAAGAAGAATTAAAGAGtaaaaaagaagaaaaacgaCAAAGAGAATCAGATGAGGAAACAGAGAAAGGAAAAGAAACAGAGAAAGGAAGGGAGATGTCGCAAAGGAGAAGGACGAGAGCACAAAAGAGGACAAGGATAAGAATTGACAATAATCGTGTTTTGAAAATGACTGCACGTATGGTTGATGCACAAGTTTTAAAGGCAGAGTCTATAAAAGTGCAGTGTGAGGACGATCTATTTGGGTACGAGAGTTACACGTACTTATCTTATGAAGATTTTGAAGTGGTTTTTACATTGGATGAGCTGACTGGTGTAGTTATTACTTGTTATATGAT GTACTTGTTTGAGCAAATCAAGAATGGGCCAAAAAGCGATCATGGAATTTGTTTTGTGAGCCCGACTGCAATCTCGCCACGTGCACGTAAAGACAAATCGAAAAACATCGCTGATGCAAGTAAAAGCGTTGCAGATCGGTTGTCTACAAGAAAGGACAATGACCTCATCCTATTGCCCTACAATCCCGG AAGACATTGGGTGTTGGCCGTACTTGACATGAAAACAACTACTTGCTATTATCTTGATTCCCTGAGGCCCAACAATGTCAATTCGCAGTTGAAGAACATTATTGAAGC TGCAATGGTCTTGTACGCTACACAAAGTGGATCCAATAAAAAGGTTAAACTCAACTGGATCAATGTTACG TGTCCTCGTCAGCCGGGAGGCACCGAATGTGGCTTCTATATGTTAAAGTTCATGAAAGAGATAGTTGAGGAAGGAGTTAAAGTGTTGGTcaataaaaat GTTGGGGGCGGCAAGGATATGTACACggatgctgatattgatgaactTCGCGAAGAATGGGCGTATTTTGTGTCAAATTTTATTTTCCGCTGA